AGAAGTACTTCTGCTACTACATCATTGGTAAACCTTATGATTCTTACCAAATATTTGTGCCATATGTTGCTAGGACTAGAGCAAACGTAATCATTCCTCTACGGGTGATTCACCCTCCAATGCTTGATGTAAATGGCATTATCAACTTTAATGGAATATGAGTAAGGTTGAGCTATGTTTCAGCAGtaattgaaaaatgaaaataaatagttGAGTGGATGGTAGTCAAAGTGATAGATTATGCTTTTAGTGCTTTTACAGCATTGTTTATGCCTGCCGCTAACCTCTTTTTCTGGTTAGTTGTGCATATGCTTAATCCTTAATATTGCTTGAGTAAGCCCTTGGGTTCATGCactaaatttaatttgaaaattatgcAAGTATGTTCATCTCTTCTCCAGCGCtgaattttttcaaaaagattGATATCGATCTTCATACACACTACCTAATAAAATTGACCAGGAAGCGTGGCTAACGGAGTCTGTTCTTGCTAACTTTCCAGACACAAGGGGTTGTTCACCATCTTTGGTAAGAGTCAGATCATTGGAACTTGGAACTTCTGTGTAgcagttttataattaagcagaaagatatttatatttacaacTTTCTGCAGGCCAATTTTTTTCGGGCTGAAAAGAAATATCCAGAGAACAAGAAAATGGGATCACCTTCGATCATTAATCACAAGACAAACCAAAGACCACTTTCGACTACGCAGTTCATGAACTCGTCACAACATCTATATACAGCTGTCGAGCAGTTGACACCATCAGATTTGCAGAGCCCAGTGGTATCAGCGAAGAATATTGATGAAAGCGGTGCCAGTATGCCATCAGTCCAGCTGAAGAGAAACCTGGGTgtaaaacaaagtaaaatatggGATGATTGGCTCTCTCAAAGTGGTTTGATCGGAAGGGTATCTGTTGTTGCTTTATTGGGTTGCACTGTGTTCTTCTCTCTAAAACTAATAGGCATTAGGTCTGGTAGACTACAGAGTCTGCCTATATGGGTTTCTGCAAGGCCGCATTCAGAATCAGATTCTTTTCTGTCTAAAACAGAGTCTGGGAACTTCAGAAGAAACCTTGGTTCTGTGAATAGAAATGGTATCGCGGGTAACATCAAAGTGCTCTTGGACATGTTAAAGACGAATCATGGCGAACATTCAGATGCCTTGTATCTGAAAAGCTCTGGTCTGTCAGCTACATCATTGTCTCATTCCGCGTCAGAAGTGCTTAAGAGACCTATGGTTACAGAAGACGCCGAAGAACTTGTGAGACAGTGGGAAAATATTAAGGCTGAAGCTCTTGGACCAACACACCAGATTTATAGCCTTTCCgaagtccttgatgaatctaTGCTTGTCCAGGTTACTATTTCTGAACATCTACTCTATTTCTTTGCTTATTTGagttaatttacaaaaattgaatctcaatgtttttttttggggtaacGTGAATTGCAGTGGCAAACGTTGGCAGAAACAGCAAAAGCTAAATCGTCTTATTGGAGATTCGTTTTGCTTCATCTAGAGATTTTGCAAGCACACACGTTTGAAGATGGTATTGTTGGTGAGACTGCAGAAATCGAGGCCCTTCTAGAGGAAGCAGCAGAACTAGTTGATGAATCTCAGCCCAAAAACGCAAAATATTACAGGTAAAATCTTTTTTGCTTTCGGTTTACTTTTGGACTGAGCTCGTATATTCTCCACTGATGCTGCgttttgtaaattttctgtAGCACTTACAAGATCCGCTATAAGCTGAAGAAGCAAGAAGATGGATCTTGGAAATTCTGCGAAAGCGATATTCAAATACAGAAATGACACtatccaattaaaaaaaaaaaaagctcattATCTAACTAGAGATTATAGCATCAACTGTGGAACATGGGATCATTTTAGCATTTGTTCTGGTTTAAGCTAGCTGTGTAGGAAAGGAtcatgtttgtttctttattccTTAGTATCCTAAATGATTTGTCTTCGtagatttatttgatttgaatgCGTTTGTGGATAGACAGACACCTTTTTCAGTTCTTCTTATGTAAAGCGTTACCGCTCAAATCATATggttttcttttaaacatttgaaaataaatattaatctaaaaataaaagccCATACACCTACTTCACGTATCACGATGGAGTGCTTACTCAGGACTGCCACTGTTgataatttgaatttgaatttgtttgatTAGACGCAATGCGTAAGACtatttattagataaaaaaaaaatgaaaatggagAAGTAAAAATATACTACTAGCGGTGAAATAAGAAACCCAACGGTCACTCTCTAGCGCATTCAAGAGTCAAAGACTttgatctctctttttctccttcgtttctctctatctctgtttCGGAACCCTAAGAAAATGGTGGAATCGGAGCTAAGCTATGAGCAGATTCGTTTGAATAGGGTggaagagaacaagaagagaatggGGGAGCTTAATCTCAGCAAGCTTGCTCAATCTCTTcgcgtctcttcttctcctaagCCCTCTCCAGTAACTTTTCAGTTCTCTACTCTTCTCATTTCTTCATTTCTTGCTTTATGGAATTAAAGCCATTTTGTCTGGAAATGTAGTCAAAGACAAGGACGATGCGTACCCCCGTGGATTTCTCGGAGGTCAGGAGATCAAGCCGTGCTAAGGGTCCACCTCCAAGTTACAAAGAGGTCTTTTTTTCTACCATTGATCTTTTTACTCGGGGTTTGTTAAAGAACTTGTGGGTTTGATGCTTTATCTTTTGTGGAAAATAGTAGGCTCTCTTATATGTACCGAGATAGATAGTGAGTCTGTTTTTGGAATGATCTGTTGTTCTATTTTTGAGAATCCTAGTTTCATGAGTTGTTTCTCATGACACATTTATCAGAGTTATCTTGATCCTTATTCGCAGTTTGGGCTAGAACCACTGGAGAGGCCAAGGAGGTTGACCAATCCACCACACTCTAtatactattaaaatttaaacataactTCTCTAAAACCATTTGATGTAattagttttcacttttcagtaTAAGTTGTATGTGTTTTGGCTTTGCAGGAGCTATCAAAGAAGAGATCTGCTGAACCGGGTATATGCTTCGGACGAGGCAAGAATGTATGCAGTCGACAAGGCAGAGACGCTTCAGTCAAGCTTAGATCCAGAATTCCCTAGCTTTGTCAAACCAATGCTCCAATCACACGTCACCGGAGGTTTTTGGTTGGTAGGTCAAGAAACTTGAATGTTCAATGTATCAAAAGACTGTCTGAAACTTAGCCCTAGTAAGTGTAAACTCCGATGATTTTTCATACGTTTTCGTAAACCAGGGCTTGCCGCTTCGTTTTTGCAAGACACATCTGCCAAAACGTGATGAAATGATGACTTTAGTTGACGAGGAAGATGAGGAATTTGTGGCGAAATACCTTGCCGCGAAGACCGGTCTTAGCGGAGGCTGGAGAGGTTTCTCCATTGATCATCAGTTAGTCGATGGAGATGCTGTCGTGTTTCACCTTATCGCCCCAACAATATTCAAGGTAAACTTGAACGATCTTGATTTGTTGAAACATAGGCTAGTTGGACACTTTTAGCATTAATGTTGAAACATATTGCTTGGTCAGGTGTATATCATTAGGGTAAATGATGATGGAAACAATGATTCAGAtgggaatgaagaagatgaagagaatgatattgaatcaaacaagaaacaagaagaaaatgtttCTGAAGCTAGACAGTTGCGAAGCAgtggtaaaagaaaaagaggaggtAATTAAACAATGTCTCAACTAATCTCATGTTAAACTTAATTTTGATTCGATAAAAAACTTGAGTTGTGAATTGATGTGTGCAGGAAGAAAGTAGAGTTTGAACTTGAAGGTTGAATTGTGATtctgaagagaaggaagaaactAACAAGTTGTTGTAATGGAGACAAACATTTGGATTCGGGTTTATTTTGTGTCTTGTAATGGAGACAAAGATGGAAACGTTACTTACGGCTAATATTTTTGGTAGGCTACGTTGATTGcttgattttatatgatttgatattttataaatatacgaTTTGGATAagggaaagagaaaaaacaaaacttgaaggAAGAGAATTGAAAGTGAAGTCGCACCGAACCGAAAACAAAATGGACCTAACCAAATTGAAATTAGGATTGAGAACCGGGATTTTGTATTACCAATAGGCAATAGTACCACCGCCACAAATTGGTACACAACATATCCGGTACGGTCCGGTTCGATTAATAAAACACGAGAAAGAGATAGGGAGAGAAGAGACGAAACTGATTCCTCCACACGGAAAAGCAAAAAccgtaaagagagagagagacgacgacgacgacggccAAAGTCTCTTTTACTCCAAAAACTTTTGCTTCCTTCTCTCTTAATTCTCTCCCCAATCAATCACGAGACGCAAAACTTGATGTCACCATCCCCAGAGAAACCCTAATCAAAAAATTTCTATCAAAATccccaaacaaaaattaaaaaaaaggtcttGTTGGACT
The Camelina sativa cultivar DH55 chromosome 15, Cs, whole genome shotgun sequence DNA segment above includes these coding regions:
- the LOC104746303 gene encoding B3 domain-containing protein At3g19184-like — translated: MVESELSYEQIRLNRVEENKKRMGELNLSKLAQSLRVSSSPKPSPSKTRTMRTPVDFSEVRRSSRAKGPPPSYKEFGLEPLERPRRSYQRRDLLNRVYASDEARMYAVDKAETLQSSLDPEFPSFVKPMLQSHVTGGFWLGLPLRFCKTHLPKRDEMMTLVDEEDEEFVAKYLAAKTGLSGGWRGFSIDHQLVDGDAVVFHLIAPTIFKVYIIRVNDDGNNDSDGNEEDEENDIESNKKQEENVSEARQLRSSGKRKRGGRK